In Triticum aestivum cultivar Chinese Spring chromosome 5B, IWGSC CS RefSeq v2.1, whole genome shotgun sequence, the following proteins share a genomic window:
- the LOC123111213 gene encoding tRNA-uridine aminocarboxypropyltransferase 2, protein MDLDFPLSSASDDDGGDTPTPPGRAICHAGCGRPSRVCLCPHMPRSPLHTSTTVVVLHHPHAVHRNPLSTLPLLARCLGNLHLLPGRRLRPSSTPLIPSPSLNPVLLLFPSPAASDLASWCRSTPPSARSNPILLILDGTWKQAKEMHAASLPFLSSFVIPVSLPVDSGVEGDSMFESELVVKKEPHKGCVSTMEAVARALRLLEPEGSGAEIEETMVRVLRAMVAFQSEHLQHRAMKPRVKLRKKKYIKREEEMKRNT, encoded by the coding sequence ATGGACTTGGACTTCCCACTCTCCTCCGCctccgacgacgatggcggcgacacACCGACACCACCTGGCCGCGCCATCTGCCACGCCGGCTGCGGGCGCCCGTCCCGCGTCTGCCTCTGCCCGCACATGCCCCGCTCCCCGCTCCACACATCCACCACCGTCGTCGTCCTCCACCACCCCCACGCCGTCCACCGCAACCCGCTCTCCACCCTTCCCCTCCTCGCCCGCTGCCTCggcaacctccacctcctccccggACGCCGCCTCCGCCCCTCCTCCACCCCGCTCATCCCCTCTCCCTCCCTGAACCCCGTACTCCTCCTCTTCCCCTCACCCGCCGCCTCCGACCTCGCCTCCTGGTGTCGCTCCACGCCTCCCTCCGCACGCTCCAACCCCATCCTCCTCATCCTCGATGGCACCTGGAAGCAGGCCAAGGAGATGCACGCCGCCAGCCTCCCGTTCCTCTCCTCGTTCGTCATCCCCGTCTCCCTGCCCGTAGACAGCGGCGTGGAAGGGGACAGCATGTTCGAGTCGGAGCTCGTGGTGAAGAAGGAGCCGCATAAGGGGTGCGTGAGCACAATGGAGGCAGTCGCAAGGGCGCTGCGGCTGCTTGAGCCGGAGGGAAGCGGTGCGGAGATCGAGGAGACGATGGTTAGGGTTCTCAGGGCGATGGTGGCCTTCCAGTCGGAGCATCTGCAGCACCGTGCCATGAAGCCGAGAGTGAAGCTGAGGAAGAAGAAATATATCAAGAGGGAGGAGGAGATGAAGAGGAATACCTGA